The Fusobacterium polymorphum genome segment GAATTTCATTTATAAAATTTATTTTCATTATTTATGTGATAATTTTTATGTTTCTTTCCTTATCTTATATTCTACTTTTAATGAAAAAATCAGCCTCAAATTCTGATGAAATAGAGATAAATGGACAGAAATATGGAAATACCCAATTTGTAAAATATAATAATCAAATATCTATTCCTGTTCCTAGTGGGGGAAGATATTTTTTAGAGAATGTTGATGTTGATTCATTTAGAGTATTAGATTCACAAAATTATTCAGATAGAAGTACTTTAATAGTTGGCTTGGATAAGAATTCTGTCTATTTTGGAAATATTCGTATTCCCGACTTAAATCCTAACAAGCTTAAAGTCATAGGAAATGGTTATTACACCGATGGAACAAATACCTACTTTTGTTCTGATATGTCTGAAAGAAATCAAAACTTATCTTCTCTAATGGAAATCTTTCAGACTTTAATATATGCTTTTTCAAAGACTAAAAAACCTCAATCTTATATCTATCCATATAAAAAGGTAGAAACAGATAAAAGATTACAAGCAGTTGCAAATTTATCATTTTTTGCAAGCGATGGAGACAAAGTCTATTATAAAGGGGAAGTTTTAGAGAATGTTGATTTGAATACTCTAGTGCCTATCGATGGTCAGTATACATATTTTGCTGATAAAGAAAATGTTTATTATCATTCTAAACTTCTACCAATTAAAAATAGTGGTAATTTAAAAGTTGTTTCACTTAATCCAGATGATAAATTTCTTTATGATGAAATAAATGGCTATGTTTTTATAGGAGATTATTCTTTTGACAAAGAAAAAGCTCCTTATAAAATTATTGGAAGTAATGAAACTCATCTTTACAGTTTAATATTTGTTAGTGATGATGGAATATATTTTTATGATAGTGAAAACAAAAAACAAATAAAGTTGAAAGATAATATCTTTGTTGGAGATATTGAAGAAATTAGTCCTAATGTTTTTACTGATAACGAGAATATATACTATTTTCAAAACTATGAAATATGGAAAAAATATAAAAATAGAGGAAGTTTCTTAGCTTCAAGAAATACAGAAGTTTATTCTTTAGGTAAAAAAGAATCTTGGAAAAAATTAGCTGATATAGGTAATGAAAATATAGGTAGTCTTTGGCAAAAAGATAATGAATATTACTATTTTGACAACTTAAAAAATTCTTCCTCGAAAGTAGATTATAGAAGTACTATTTACAAAATAACTGATAAAAGTACTCTTGAAAGCTTATTATTTTATCCAGAGTATATAAATGCTGAGAAGATAGATGAGTTTATTTTAAATAAAAACTTTCAAGATGTTAAAGGTGAAAAACTTTTTACTGCAACTATAAAATTTCATAATGTTCTTAAAATATTTTTAGGAGTTCTATTAGTATTAGGCTTTATTTTTATAGTATTTTTCTTATATTTAAACAAACTTAATAAGGAAGATGAAAAAAATATAGATAAAATGCTACTTGAAAAATATAGAAATATAAAACCCTTATCTAAAAATTATAATGATAAAGAATAGAGGTCAAAGATGAAAATAAATGGTGAAGATTTATCAACTACTGAAAAAAATGTAAACGAGATAGAATATCATAACTCTTTAACTAAGATTTTTAAAAAAATTTTTATAATCATTATTACTATTCTTATAGTATTTACTTTATTTGAAGTAATTTTCTATTATAAAATGAAGTCAGACTATAATTTAAATCAAAATATTTTAAATAATGGTCAAAAATATGAAAAAAGTATCTACATTAAATATGAAGGGAAAATCTATTGCAATTCATTTGGTGATATATATCAATTAAAAGATGTTGATATTGATAGCTTCAAAACATTTGATACAGGAGATTATCGTGATAATTATATAGCAACAGATAAGAATAATGTCTATCTTGGAAACACTACTATTCCTGACTTAAATCCAAATAGACTTAAAAACCTAGGTAGTAATTATTACAGTGATGGAGTGAACTACTATTTTCTATCAGATAACTATATACGAAATGAGGATATCTCTACATGGTCTATACTTAAAGAGTATATTATTAAAAATAAGAAAAAGCAGGTATACTTTTATCCCTTTAAAAAAATAGAAACAACTAAAGCCTTAAAAGGTATTGAGGATTTTAGATACTTAGCAAGTGATGAAGAAAAAGTTTATTATAAAGGTGAACTTATAAAGAATGCTGATTTATATACCTTAAAAGCAGTTGATAAATATAATGATGACTATTTTTATGATAAAAATAATGTTTACTACAAGACTAAAGCTTTGAATCTTTCTAGTAATGATAATTTAAACTTAGTATCTGTTGAGCAAGGCGAAAGAACTTATCTTTATGATGGACTAAATGGAAATGTTTCTCTAGAAGAATATATTTTTGATAAAAAATACATTCCCTATCAAATTTTAGGTATAGGTAGTGCTCATGTTAAAGACTTACTATTTGTAAGTAAAGATGGTATATTTTTCTATAATCCTGAAACAAAAGAACAAGAAAGAGCTGGAGATAATATTTTTAAAGGAAAAGTAGAAAATATTTTATCTAGTGTGATTTCTGATGATAAAAATATTTATTATCTTCACTCTTATGATGTATTACGCAAAAGAAGACGTAGCTCTCGTCATGCACATATTTTAGTTTCAAAAAATATAGGAATTTTCTCTTTAGGTGAGAAAAAAGATTGGGAAAAGATAAAAGATATTGATTCAGGAACAACAGGACAAGTTTGGAAAAAAGGAAATAAGTACTATTATTTTGATGACTTAGGAGTTGGTCAAACAATAGATGATGTTGTATATGAAATTGTTGATTATGCTAGTCTTAAATACTTACTAGGAACAAACAATATAAATAGTAGTACTATAAGAGAATTAATTAACAATAAAAAGCTAATAGCTTTCAAAGGTGAAGAAGTATCTACAGCTAGTATAAAATATAAAGAAAGCCATATAGCAGATATCTTTTTGGCTGTTTTCTTAACAACTTTTTTTGGAATTCCTATTCTTATAATATCTTTAAAATGGAAAGCTCAGAAGAAAGATAGAGAAAAATTAGAAGAAGAAAGAAAAAAGATAGAGAAACAAATGGAATTTTGGGATAATTATTACAATAATAATGAAGAAGAAAAGAAAGAAGATAAAAAAAATCCTACTTCAAGCAAAAATTATGATGATGAAGAAGAAATAAAAAAAGAAATAGATAAAATAAAACCAATAGTTAAAAATTATAATGATATAGAAGATTTAACAAAACAAGATAAAAAAATAGATTCTATAATTAAACATTATAATGATAAAAAAGAAGAAAAATAAAGTTAAAAATTTTTTAATATTTTTAAAAAATAGTGTAGATTTTTTTTATTTATTATGATATAATAATATGAATTTCTGTTCGATGGGAGGAAAAATGTCAAAGAAAGATGTTATCGAATTGGAAGGTACTATAGTAGAAGCCTTACCTAATGCTATGTTTAAAGTAGAATTAGAAAATGGACATACTATACTTGGCCACATCTCTGGAAAAATGAGAATGAATTACATTAAAATTTTACCAGGAGATGGAGTAACTGTACAGATCTCTCCTTATGACTTGTCGAGGGGTAGAATAGTTTACAGAAAGAAAAACTAGAATTTGAAAGGAGGTAAAAATGAAAGTAAGAGTATCAATAAAACCTATTTGTGACAAGTGTAAGATTATTAAAAGACATGGAAAAATAAGAGTAATCTGTGAAAATCCTAAACATAAACAAGTTCAAGGATAATGTGTAAGATCAAAAGTACAGCATAATTTTAATAATTTAATTAAGATAATGAAGTACTGTAAAGACATGGTGAGTCGTAGGACCATCTCCATAATTGCAGAATGGGACATGTCGATGAAAGTATTAGCCACTAAAAGAATGTGGTGTAATATATAATAATAACCTTTAAAATTTTATTTTAAAAGAGGAGGAAAAATTTTGGCTAGAATAGCAGGAGTAGATATCCCAAGAAACAAAAGAGTTGAAATAGCTCTAACATATATTTATGGAATTGGAAAACCAACTTCTCAAAAAATATTGAAGGAAGCTGGGATAAATTTTGACACTAGAGTTAAAGATTTAACAGAAGAAGAAGTAAATAAAATCAGAGAAATCATAAAAGATATTAAAGTTGAAGGAGATCTTAGAAAAGAAGTAAGATTATCTATAAAAAGACTTATGGATATCAAATGTTACAGAGGATTAAGACATAAAATGAATCTTCCTGTAAGAGGGCAAAGCTCAAAAACAAATGCAAGAACTGTAAAAGGTCCTAAAAAACCTATAAGAAAGTAATCGAATTTTAGATATTTAAAGACTTAGTAAGGGAGGTAGCTTAAATTGGCTAAAAAAACAGTAGCTAAGATAAAAAAGAAAAATAAAAATATTCCTAATGGAGTAGCTCATATACATTCAACTTTTAATAACACAATAGTTACAATAACTGATGTGGATGGAAAGGTTATAAGCTGGAAATCAGGAGGAACTTCTAATTTCAAAGGAACTAAGAAAGGAACTCCATTCGCAGCTCAAATAGCCGCTGAACAAGCAGCACAAATTGCTATGGAAAATGGAATGAGAAAGGTTGAAGTTAAAGTAAAAGGACCTGGTTCTGGAAGAGAAGCTTGTATCAGATCACTTCAAGCTGCAGGATTAGAAGTTACAAAAATAACTGATGTAACTCCTGTACCTCATAATGGTTGTAGACCACCAAAAAGAAGAAGAGTGTAATCGTATATTTGATAAAATATAAAGGAGGAATATTAAAGAATGGCAAGAAATAGACAGCCTGTTTTGAAGAAGTGTAGAGCTTTAGGAATAGATCCAGTTATCCTAGGGGTTAAAAAATCTTCTAATAGACAAATAAGACCTAATGCAAATAAAAAACCAACAGAATATGCAACTCAATTAAGAGAAAAACAAAAAGCAAAATTTATATATAATGTAATGGAAAAACAATTCAGAAAGATATATGAAGAAGCAGCAAGAAAACTTGGAGTAACAGGTTTAACTTTAATTGAATACTTAGAAAGAAGACTAGAAAATGTAGTTTACAGACTAGGATTTGCAAAGACTAGAAGACAAGCTAGACAAATAGTATCTCATGGACATATTGCTGTAAATGGAAGAAGAGTAAATATAGCTTCTTTTAGAGTAAAAGTAGGAGATGTAGTTTCTGTAATAGAAAACTCAAAAAATGTAGAATTAATTAAATTAGCAGTAGAAGATGCAACTCCACCAGCTTGGTTAGAATTAGATAGAGCTGCATTCTCAGGAAAGGTTCTACAAAACCCAACTAAAGATGATTTGGATTTTGATTTAAATGAATCTTTAATAGTTGAATTTTATTCAAGATAATGTAATCCTTTTGATAGGAGTTGATATAATGTTAAAAATAGAAAAGCAGGCTAAGGCAATAAAGATAACAGAAGTTAAAGAAAGTAATTACAAAGGTCAATTTATTGTAGAACCTTTATATAGAGGTTATGGAAATACTTTGGGAAATGCACTTAGAAGAGTTTTACTTTCATCTATACCTGGTGCAGCAATAAAAGGTATGAGAATAGAAGGTGTATTGAGTGAATTTACTGTTATGGATGGTGTTAAAGAAGCTGTTACAGAAATAATTTTAAATGTTAAAGAAATTGTTGTAAAAGCTGAAAGTTCTGGTGAAAGAAGAATGTCACTTTCTATAAAAGGACCTAAGGTAGTAAAAGCAGCAGATATTGTTGCAGATATTGGTCTTGAAATAGTAAATCCTGAGCAAATTATTTGTACTGTAACTACTGATAGAACATTAGATATGGAGTTTATAGTGGATACAGGAGAAGGATTTGTTGTATCAGAAGAAATAGATAAAAAAGATTGGCCAGTAGATTATATAGCAGTTGATGCTATTTATACACCAATTAGAAAAGTTTCTTATGAAATTCAAGATACAATGTTTGGTAGAATGACAGACTTTGATAAATTGACTTTAAATGTTGAAACTGATGGAAGTATAGAAATAAGAGATGCTATATCATATGCTGTTGAACTTTTAAAATTACATTTAGATCCATTCTTAGAAATAGGAAATAAAATGGAAAATTTAAGAGATGATATAGAAGAAATGATTGAAGAACCAATGGATATTCAAGTTATTGATGATAAATCTCATGATATGAAAATAGAAGAATTAGATTTAACAGTAAGATCTTTTAATTGCTTAAAAAAGGCTGGGATAGAGGAAGTATCTCAATTAGCAAGCTTATCTTTAAATGAATTATTAAAAATTAAGAACTTGGGAAAAAAATCTCTTGATGAGATTTTAGAAAA includes the following:
- the infA gene encoding translation initiation factor IF-1 translates to MSKKDVIELEGTIVEALPNAMFKVELENGHTILGHISGKMRMNYIKILPGDGVTVQISPYDLSRGRIVYRKKN
- the rpmJ gene encoding 50S ribosomal protein L36, with the translated sequence MKVRVSIKPICDKCKIIKRHGKIRVICENPKHKQVQG
- a CDS encoding DKNYY domain-containing protein, with product MKINGEDLSTTEKNVNEIEYHNSLTKIFKKIFIIIITILIVFTLFEVIFYYKMKSDYNLNQNILNNGQKYEKSIYIKYEGKIYCNSFGDIYQLKDVDIDSFKTFDTGDYRDNYIATDKNNVYLGNTTIPDLNPNRLKNLGSNYYSDGVNYYFLSDNYIRNEDISTWSILKEYIIKNKKKQVYFYPFKKIETTKALKGIEDFRYLASDEEKVYYKGELIKNADLYTLKAVDKYNDDYFYDKNNVYYKTKALNLSSNDNLNLVSVEQGERTYLYDGLNGNVSLEEYIFDKKYIPYQILGIGSAHVKDLLFVSKDGIFFYNPETKEQERAGDNIFKGKVENILSSVISDDKNIYYLHSYDVLRKRRRSSRHAHILVSKNIGIFSLGEKKDWEKIKDIDSGTTGQVWKKGNKYYYFDDLGVGQTIDDVVYEIVDYASLKYLLGTNNINSSTIRELINNKKLIAFKGEEVSTASIKYKESHIADIFLAVFLTTFFGIPILIISLKWKAQKKDREKLEEERKKIEKQMEFWDNYYNNNEEEKKEDKKNPTSSKNYDDEEEIKKEIDKIKPIVKNYNDIEDLTKQDKKIDSIIKHYNDKKEEK
- a CDS encoding DKNYY domain-containing protein; this translates as MQKKSRISFIKFIFIIYVIIFMFLSLSYILLLMKKSASNSDEIEINGQKYGNTQFVKYNNQISIPVPSGGRYFLENVDVDSFRVLDSQNYSDRSTLIVGLDKNSVYFGNIRIPDLNPNKLKVIGNGYYTDGTNTYFCSDMSERNQNLSSLMEIFQTLIYAFSKTKKPQSYIYPYKKVETDKRLQAVANLSFFASDGDKVYYKGEVLENVDLNTLVPIDGQYTYFADKENVYYHSKLLPIKNSGNLKVVSLNPDDKFLYDEINGYVFIGDYSFDKEKAPYKIIGSNETHLYSLIFVSDDGIYFYDSENKKQIKLKDNIFVGDIEEISPNVFTDNENIYYFQNYEIWKKYKNRGSFLASRNTEVYSLGKKESWKKLADIGNENIGSLWQKDNEYYYFDNLKNSSSKVDYRSTIYKITDKSTLESLLFYPEYINAEKIDEFILNKNFQDVKGEKLFTATIKFHNVLKIFLGVLLVLGFIFIVFFLYLNKLNKEDEKNIDKMLLEKYRNIKPLSKNYNDKE
- the rpsM gene encoding 30S ribosomal protein S13; translation: MARIAGVDIPRNKRVEIALTYIYGIGKPTSQKILKEAGINFDTRVKDLTEEEVNKIREIIKDIKVEGDLRKEVRLSIKRLMDIKCYRGLRHKMNLPVRGQSSKTNARTVKGPKKPIRK
- the rpsK gene encoding 30S ribosomal protein S11, coding for MAKKTVAKIKKKNKNIPNGVAHIHSTFNNTIVTITDVDGKVISWKSGGTSNFKGTKKGTPFAAQIAAEQAAQIAMENGMRKVEVKVKGPGSGREACIRSLQAAGLEVTKITDVTPVPHNGCRPPKRRRV
- the rpsD gene encoding 30S ribosomal protein S4; translation: MARNRQPVLKKCRALGIDPVILGVKKSSNRQIRPNANKKPTEYATQLREKQKAKFIYNVMEKQFRKIYEEAARKLGVTGLTLIEYLERRLENVVYRLGFAKTRRQARQIVSHGHIAVNGRRVNIASFRVKVGDVVSVIENSKNVELIKLAVEDATPPAWLELDRAAFSGKVLQNPTKDDLDFDLNESLIVEFYSR
- a CDS encoding DNA-directed RNA polymerase subunit alpha → MLKIEKQAKAIKITEVKESNYKGQFIVEPLYRGYGNTLGNALRRVLLSSIPGAAIKGMRIEGVLSEFTVMDGVKEAVTEIILNVKEIVVKAESSGERRMSLSIKGPKVVKAADIVADIGLEIVNPEQIICTVTTDRTLDMEFIVDTGEGFVVSEEIDKKDWPVDYIAVDAIYTPIRKVSYEIQDTMFGRMTDFDKLTLNVETDGSIEIRDAISYAVELLKLHLDPFLEIGNKMENLRDDIEEMIEEPMDIQVIDDKSHDMKIEELDLTVRSFNCLKKAGIEEVSQLASLSLNELLKIKNLGKKSLDEILEKMKDLGYDLEKNGSPE